One Sphingomonas sp. SUN039 genomic window carries:
- the recJ gene encoding single-stranded-DNA-specific exonuclease RecJ, translating to MNPLDVNQSISGQSWRWRSGVGPGDDLVAGLLLARGCPPDEIDAHRAPTLRGFMPDPSMFRDMDVAASRLADAVSRGEAVTVFGDYDVDGATSAALLIRLLRGLGLDPQAYIPDRLMEGYGPSGEALVKIAEGGASLIVTVDCGAQAFEALAMARDAGVDVIVVDHHQCAATLPLALALVNPNRLDEGEGAAHGHLAAVGVAFLLGAALLRELRGRDFFAARAEPKLIELLDLVALGTVADVAALRGLNRAFVAQGLKVMAQGRNIGLEALLAASRLKRAPQCSDLGFALGPRINAGGRVGKSDLGVRLLTTDDAQEAADIAEQLNQLNEERRAIEAGVQAEAEALAVNKGNRAVAVVAGQGWHPGVIGIVAGRLKEKLGKPAIVIALDEAGVGKGSGRSISGVDLGAAVLAAKDMGLLVAGGGHAMAAGLTVAEGQVEAFADFIDERLSADIARASGDRALLLDVVVSCGGVTPSLVEALEGAGPYGMGWPAPRVAAGPMRVIKADVVGSGGHVRAIMQGDDGRSLKTVAFRSADTPLGQALLAAPRDRRLWVAGRAKIDDWGSRPAAELHIDDAAWCD from the coding sequence ATGAACCCCCTGGACGTCAACCAGTCGATCTCCGGCCAGTCGTGGCGCTGGCGCAGCGGCGTGGGTCCGGGCGACGATCTGGTCGCCGGGCTGTTGCTGGCGCGGGGTTGTCCGCCCGACGAGATCGACGCGCACCGCGCGCCGACCTTGCGCGGTTTCATGCCCGATCCGTCGATGTTCCGCGACATGGACGTGGCAGCGTCACGGCTGGCGGATGCGGTCAGTCGGGGCGAGGCAGTCACGGTGTTCGGCGATTATGACGTCGATGGCGCAACCTCGGCGGCGCTGCTGATCCGTCTGTTGCGCGGCCTCGGACTCGATCCGCAGGCGTATATCCCCGACCGGCTCATGGAGGGTTATGGGCCGTCGGGCGAGGCGCTGGTGAAGATTGCCGAGGGCGGCGCATCGCTGATCGTGACGGTCGATTGCGGCGCGCAGGCGTTCGAGGCACTTGCCATGGCGCGGGACGCCGGAGTCGACGTGATTGTCGTCGATCACCACCAGTGCGCGGCAACGCTGCCGCTGGCACTGGCGCTGGTCAATCCGAACCGGCTCGACGAAGGCGAAGGGGCCGCCCACGGGCATCTGGCGGCGGTCGGGGTGGCGTTCCTGCTGGGGGCGGCGCTGCTGCGCGAGCTTCGCGGGCGGGATTTTTTTGCCGCCCGCGCCGAGCCGAAACTGATCGAACTGCTCGATCTTGTCGCGCTCGGCACCGTCGCCGATGTGGCGGCGCTGCGTGGCCTCAACCGGGCGTTCGTAGCGCAGGGGCTGAAGGTCATGGCGCAGGGCCGCAATATCGGGCTGGAGGCTTTGCTGGCAGCGTCTCGGCTCAAGCGCGCACCGCAATGCTCGGACCTCGGCTTTGCGCTGGGGCCGCGGATCAATGCGGGCGGGCGGGTCGGCAAATCCGACCTTGGCGTGCGCCTGCTCACGACCGATGACGCCCAGGAAGCGGCGGACATCGCCGAACAGTTGAACCAGTTGAACGAGGAACGCCGCGCGATCGAAGCCGGGGTGCAGGCCGAGGCCGAAGCATTGGCGGTCAACAAGGGCAACCGCGCTGTCGCGGTCGTCGCCGGGCAGGGCTGGCATCCGGGTGTCATCGGCATCGTTGCGGGGCGGCTGAAGGAGAAGCTCGGCAAGCCCGCCATCGTGATCGCGCTCGACGAAGCTGGCGTCGGCAAGGGTTCGGGCCGCTCGATTTCGGGCGTCGATCTGGGCGCGGCAGTGCTGGCCGCCAAAGACATGGGGCTATTGGTCGCGGGCGGCGGCCACGCGATGGCGGCGGGACTGACGGTCGCGGAGGGACAGGTCGAAGCCTTCGCCGATTTCATCGACGAGCGGTTGTCCGCCGATATTGCCCGCGCGTCGGGCGACCGGGCCCTACTGCTCGATGTCGTCGTATCGTGCGGCGGCGTGACACCGTCGCTGGTCGAGGCGCTGGAGGGGGCGGGTCCCTATGGCATGGGCTGGCCCGCGCCGCGGGTGGCAGCCGGACCGATGCGCGTCATCAAGGCCGATGTTGTCGGCAGCGGCGGCCATGTCCGCGCGATCATGCAGGGCGACGACGGCCGCAGCCTGAAGACGGTCGCCTTCCGCAGCGCCGATACGCCGCTGGGCCAGGCGTTGCTCGCTGCCCCGCGCGACCGGCGGCTATGGGTAGCGGGGCGCGCGAAAATCGACGACTGGGGGTCTCGCCCAGCCGCCGAACTCCACATCGACGATGCGGCATGGTGCGATTGA